From Paenibacillus physcomitrellae, the proteins below share one genomic window:
- a CDS encoding ABC transporter substrate-binding protein has protein sequence MNKLIKRGMIWLAALLLIVLAGCGNAADNNKGAAPAESAEVQSQQPSEEPSASTADSSQKTAYPLTLEDASGTEITFEAAPERIISIAPSETESLFALGLGDQIVGVTDIDDYPEEAKAKPKVGGYELNTEAIVAAKPDVVFAAGITSADTIKGLRDLGIKVFQFNPKTVEAVIQDITQYGQITDHQAEAVQVTAKMESELAQVTDKAKSLSEDQKKKVYIEFSPGWTVGKGEFMDELITLSGGVNVAGDTTGWNEINEENIIKSNPDVILFANSAIDDKNRTLDQVIKARAGWDQITAVKEGRIMGLDDNLLSRTGPRITEGLLNVAKAIYPDLFQ, from the coding sequence ATGAATAAGCTTATAAAAAGAGGGATGATCTGGCTAGCAGCCCTCCTGCTGATCGTATTGGCAGGATGCGGCAATGCGGCCGACAACAACAAGGGGGCAGCACCGGCTGAAAGCGCCGAGGTGCAAAGCCAGCAGCCATCTGAAGAGCCGTCTGCATCTACGGCAGATAGCTCGCAGAAAACAGCTTATCCGCTAACACTTGAGGATGCATCAGGTACGGAGATTACTTTTGAGGCTGCGCCTGAACGCATCATTTCCATTGCGCCATCTGAAACGGAAAGCCTGTTTGCTCTCGGCTTAGGAGACCAGATTGTCGGCGTAACCGATATCGATGACTATCCGGAAGAAGCCAAGGCAAAACCGAAGGTCGGCGGTTATGAACTGAACACGGAGGCTATCGTTGCCGCTAAACCGGACGTGGTATTTGCCGCAGGAATTACTAGCGCCGATACGATTAAAGGATTGAGGGATTTGGGGATCAAGGTGTTCCAGTTTAATCCCAAGACGGTGGAAGCGGTCATTCAGGATATTACGCAATATGGACAGATTACCGATCACCAGGCTGAAGCCGTACAGGTCACAGCGAAAATGGAATCCGAACTTGCTCAAGTGACGGATAAAGCCAAGTCCCTGAGCGAAGATCAGAAGAAGAAGGTTTACATCGAGTTCTCCCCGGGCTGGACGGTCGGTAAAGGAGAGTTTATGGACGAGCTGATTACCTTGTCCGGAGGCGTGAACGTGGCCGGGGATACAACCGGATGGAACGAGATTAACGAAGAGAATATTATCAAATCCAATCCGGATGTTATTTTGTTCGCCAATAGTGCCATTGATGACAAGAACCGTACCTTGGATCAAGTCATTAAAGCCCGGGCGGGCTGGGACCAAATCACAGCTGTCAAGGAAGGGCGGATTATGGGTCTGGATGATAATCTGCTGAGCCGGACAGGACCGCGGATTACCGAAGGTCTGCTTAATGTGGCCAAGGCCATCTATCCGGATCTGTTCCAATGA
- a CDS encoding FecCD family ABC transporter permease: MKMKLTAALAVGFILLILTLLICVGIGSVYIPIGEITRILLHKLPGITSFITPDWDLSSEKIVLQVRLPRVILGLLVGSSLAAAGAAFQGVLRNPLADPFTLGVSSGASVGAAVLIFFGWQYSVAGIFTLPAAAFICGIATLAIVLKLAGERGKIPTESLILSGVIMQSFLGAIVSFLTTMSKSTVNEILYWTMGGLTLRGWSYNAVLSPYLLLGTILLWSWSRRLNLLALGEREAAHTGLDVERTKLGVLIVATLMSAAAVSVSGVIGFVGLVVPHMLRMILGADHRMLMPMSVLGGGIFMMWSDLAARTLLAPTEIPLGVVTAFVGAPFFAYLLYKNKKRRQGGRL; this comes from the coding sequence ATGAAAATGAAACTGACAGCCGCTCTCGCTGTCGGTTTTATCCTGCTGATCCTGACGCTGCTTATCTGCGTTGGGATCGGCTCTGTTTATATACCGATTGGCGAAATTACACGCATTCTTCTTCATAAGCTTCCCGGCATAACATCTTTCATTACTCCGGATTGGGATCTCTCTTCTGAAAAAATTGTCCTGCAGGTTCGTCTGCCCCGCGTCATACTGGGTTTGTTAGTCGGCTCGTCCCTGGCGGCTGCCGGCGCGGCCTTTCAAGGGGTGCTGCGCAATCCGCTGGCTGACCCGTTTACACTGGGTGTATCTTCTGGCGCTTCCGTGGGTGCCGCCGTATTGATTTTCTTCGGCTGGCAGTATTCGGTGGCCGGTATCTTTACGCTGCCTGCGGCTGCTTTTATATGCGGGATTGCTACGCTTGCCATCGTCCTTAAACTGGCGGGGGAGCGGGGGAAGATTCCTACAGAAAGCCTGATTTTGTCCGGCGTAATCATGCAGTCTTTTCTGGGGGCGATTGTTTCCTTTCTTACGACGATGTCCAAAAGCACCGTAAATGAAATTTTGTACTGGACGATGGGCGGATTAACTCTTCGCGGCTGGTCTTATAATGCGGTTTTATCTCCCTATTTATTGCTTGGCACTATACTGCTTTGGAGCTGGTCCAGACGGCTCAACCTGCTGGCGCTTGGGGAAAGAGAGGCCGCTCATACGGGGCTCGACGTTGAACGGACTAAATTGGGCGTATTAATCGTGGCCACTTTGATGTCGGCGGCCGCGGTTTCCGTGTCTGGTGTTATCGGTTTTGTTGGCCTTGTTGTACCGCATATGCTGCGGATGATCCTGGGGGCGGATCACCGGATGCTGATGCCGATGTCGGTTCTGGGCGGGGGAATCTTTATGATGTGGAGCGATCTTGCGGCCAGGACGCTGCTGGCTCCGACGGAAATTCCATTAGGCGTGGTGACAGCATTTGTAGGTGCACCTTTCTTTGCTTATCTGCTGTATAAGAACAAGAAGCGGCGGCAAGGGGGAAGGCTATGA
- a CDS encoding ABC transporter ATP-binding protein: protein MIRMEHVTKSFDGRTVLRNVNVCIEPGQFWGLLGPNGSGKSTLLQLISGTEKPDSGKIWLEDKLVGSYSRKELSRKMAMLQQEGMPTVSFPVRDVIEMGRFPYQDWLGRDRSEHAEALVDQIMSRLDLLELADRPVSELSGGQRQRAALGKVMAQQPDLVLLDEPTTFLDIHYQIQFMELISEWRKDSGLTILAALHDINLAALYCDHLLVMKEGRLTAAGPTGEVLTPSLLKDVFEVDLAAVVHPDHDLPQFLLRPGAGAETPKGSGHEEP, encoded by the coding sequence ATGATTCGTATGGAGCATGTTACCAAATCGTTTGACGGCCGCACGGTGCTGCGGAATGTAAATGTCTGTATTGAACCAGGGCAATTCTGGGGGCTCCTGGGACCCAACGGCAGCGGGAAATCGACGCTGCTTCAGCTGATCTCCGGTACGGAGAAACCGGACAGCGGCAAGATCTGGCTGGAGGATAAGCTGGTCGGCAGTTACAGCCGTAAAGAGCTGTCCAGGAAAATGGCTATGCTGCAGCAGGAGGGGATGCCGACGGTTTCTTTTCCCGTTAGAGATGTCATAGAAATGGGGAGATTCCCTTATCAGGATTGGCTGGGGCGCGACCGCTCCGAGCATGCCGAAGCTCTGGTGGATCAAATAATGAGCAGGCTGGATTTGCTTGAACTGGCGGATCGCCCGGTCAGCGAGCTCAGCGGCGGGCAGCGCCAGAGGGCAGCTTTAGGAAAAGTGATGGCCCAGCAGCCCGATCTTGTGCTGCTTGATGAACCGACCACTTTCCTGGACATCCATTATCAGATCCAGTTTATGGAGCTGATTTCGGAATGGAGGAAAGATTCCGGTCTGACCATTTTGGCCGCGCTGCATGACATTAACCTGGCGGCCTTGTACTGCGACCATCTGCTGGTTATGAAGGAGGGCCGTTTGACTGCAGCAGGACCGACAGGAGAGGTATTAACTCCTTCGCTGCTGAAAGACGTGTTTGAAGTGGATTTGGCGGCTGTAGTGCATCCTGATCATGATCTTCCACAATTTCTGCTTAGGCCCGGCGCTGGCGCGGAGACCCCCAAAGGATCAGGACACGAAGAGCCTTAA